In the Mesorhizobium sp. WSM2240 genome, CATCGATCGAGCACGAGCAGCGCTCCAGCGCCTGACGCGTCTGGCCGTTCGATTTCATGCAGCCCAACACATAGTCGGCAAGAGCGATCGTCGGGTAATCCCCCGCCGCTATCGCCGGATTGGCGCAGCTCAATATTGAAGCCAGACAGAGCGGCAAGGTGAAAAATTGGGGCCGCTTTTTCATGCAGCGAATCCTCCGTAGTGGGCGCCCGCACTCAAGCGGGTTCAAGGTCGCCCCAGTTGGCGACGTTTGGCAAAGTCAGTCAAGCAGTTAGTAGGACTAAAGGCGGATCACGGATGGAGCGAAAACGCCATCCCGAGGCGGCCTTGCAATGAGCGCGACGGTCACGATTGACCCCAACGGCCCTGCCCAGTTGAAGTGAGGTCCATGTTGCGTTTACAGGCTATGCGAAAAACTCCGGTCGCGCTTCAAAAAAGCAAAGTATCCGACGAGCCCAATTCGGGAGTCTTGCGACAATTTTTCCTTTTGCTTTACATAAAAGAATTTATTCGGTAGCGCGCACAGCAGAATTGTTAGTTGTCATGACAGTATATCTATGGACCTTCCCCGTATTGTGCATTGCAATATTATTTATATTGCGCTGCAAAACATATTACGCAGGTTTTTCGCTTGCCTGCCGCTTTGTTATGACATAGCCTTTCCCTGTTTCCGGCTTCAAGGGCGTCACCGTCATAGGGAGCGGCGACAGTCTTTCGTAGGCCAAGTGAGGTGGGCAGTAAAGGTGCCCTCTGCTCATCTGGCTTAGGTCGTGACACGCTGCCGGAAATACTTCCCCCCACACGAATCGCTTGGGCAAGCCCTTGTGGGCTCAACGGTCGATTCCTGATTGTGACCCTCGGGAGGATATCAAATGCGTGTATTCAGGAAAGCAATCTGTATACCATTTGCAGCGGCGTTACTAACGTGCGCCTCGGCAATTGGAGTTTCGGCCAATGAAGAGCTGATGAATCTATCGGCGGATGCCAAGAATTGGGCGATGCCAACGGGTGACTATGCCAACACCCGGTATTCGAAACTGAACCAGATCAACAAGGACAATGTGAAGGACCTGCAGGTCAAGTGGACATTCTCCACGGGCGTGCTGCGCGGCCATGAAGGTGGCCCCCTGGTGATCGGCGACGTGATGTACGTCCACACGCCGTTCCCGAATATCGTTTACGCCCTCGACCTCAAGAATGACGGCAAGATCCTCTGGAAATATGAGCCCAAGCAGGATCCGAACGTCATTCCGATCATGTGCTGCGATACTGTCAATCGCGGTGTTGCCTATGGCGACGGCAAGATCATTCTGAACCAGGCCGACACGACTGTCGTGGCGCTCGACGCCAAGACCGGCGAAGTTGTCTGGTCGGTGAAGAATGCCGAAACCGACGGCAGCAAAGGCGAGTCCGGCACCGCCGCACCGATGGTCTTCAAGGACAAGGTGCTCATTGGCGTATCCGGCGCGGAATTCGGCGTCCGCGGCTGGATAGCGGCCTACAATCTCAAGGACGGTTCGCTCGCATGGAAGGGTTATTCCACCGGACCGGACTCTGAGACGCTGATGGATCCCGAGAAGACTACCCATCTCGGCAAGCCTGTCGGACCCGATTCCGGCATCAGCACCTGGGAAGGCGAGCAGTGGAAGACCGGCGGCGGAACGACCTGGGGCTGGTTTGCCTTCGATCCGGAGCTAAATCTGGTCTACTACGGAACGGGTAATCCCTCGACTTGGAACCCCGTGCAGCGTCCGGGCGACAATCGCTGGTCGATGACCATATTCGCACGCGATGCGGATACGGGTATGGCCAAATGGGTTTACCAGATGACCCCGCACGACGAGTGGGACTATGACGGCGTCAACGAGATGATCCTTGTCGACGACATGGACATCGACGGCCAGCAGCGCGACGTGCTTGTTCACTTCGACCGCAACGGCTTTGCCTACACCCTGGACCGTGCGAACGGCGAGCTTCTCGTCGCCAAGAAGTATGATCCAACGGTGAACTGGGCGACGGAAGTCGTTATGGATCCGGCGAGCGAGCAGTATGGCCGTCCGCAGGTTGTTGCCGAGTACTCGACTCAGCAGAACGGCGAGGACGTCAACACGACGGGCATCTGCCCGGCCGCTCTTGGAACGAAAGACCAGCAGCCGGCGACCTATTCGCCGAAGACTGGTCTTTTCTACGTGCCGACAAACCATGTCTGCATGGACTATGAGCCTTACAAGGTCAGCTACACCGCCGGTCAGCCCTATGTAGGCGCGACAGTGGCGATGTACCCGACTCCGAACAGCCATGGCGGCATGGGCAATTTCATTGCCTGGGACGCAGCCAAGGGTGAGATCGTCTGGTCCAAGCCCGAGCAGTTCTCGGTCTGGTCCGGCGCGCTTGCCACCGAAGGCGACGTCATCTTCTACGGCACGCTGGAAGGCTACATCAAGGCGGTGGATAACGAAGGCAACGAACTCTACAAGTTCAAGACGCCTTCCGGCATCATCGGCAACATCAACGCGTTCGAACATGAGGGCAAGCAGTACATTGCCGTCCTTTCGGGTGTGGGTGGTTGGGCCGGCATCGGCCTCGCCGGTGGCCTTCTGGGAGCCGAAGGCGCCGCAGCCTGGCAGACGGCAGTGGCGGGCGAGAGAGCTCCGACCGAGGAAGAAAAGTCGATCTCCACGGCCGGCCTCGGCGCGGTGGGTGGCTATGCCGCTCTTGCCGACTACACGACGCTGGGCGGTCAGCTCACCGTCTTTGGCCTCCCGGATTGATATTCGGGAACATGGCACGGCCAAGGCCATGACGAGGCCTGCGGCCTGAGAAACGAGAGCCCGGATCCCCGGCGATGCCGCCGGGCTCTCGATTTCGCCACGCAACCACAACACACCTGTCAACGCCGCATAGCGACAGCAAAGCTGTGTCCGTGGCGAATTATGGAAGAGGTCTGAATGTCCGTTCGCAAAGTAGTTTCGGTTCTTGCTCTGCTTCTGCCGCTGGCCGGTTTTGCACAGGCGGCCGACGACAGGGAGAAGGCCGCGGCAGTCACAGATGAAAACGGTAAATATTACGATGCCGATGGAAATCCGACTTTCAAGATCGAAGAAGACGGCACCGTCGACTGGTACACGTTCAGCGGCTATCGGCGCTATCATTCCGATTGCCATGTCTGCCACGGGCCCGACGGTGTCGGCTCCAGCTACGCCCCCGCTCTGGCCGAGACGATGAAGAACATCGACTACGGAACCTTCCTGTCGATCGTAGCCGAGGGACGCAAGAATCTCGGCGCCGGCAAGGAAAGCGTCATGCCGGCATTCGGCGACAACAAGAATGTCTATTGTTACATGGACGACCTCTACGTCTATCTGCGCGCGCGCGCTGTCGGGGCAGCACCCCGAGGCCGCCCGCCCAAGAAGGCGGAGAAGCCCCAGCAAGCGAAGGACGACGAAGCGTCCTGCATGGGAGGGTGAGATGAGCCGCTTCCGCCATAAGCTGCGCTTGTTCCTGTTCGCTGCCGCAGCGGCCGCTCTTGTCCCCGGGACGGCGCTGGCCCAGGGCGCCGGTCTCGGCGCCGCCGGCGAACTGGTCGATCCCGAGGTGCTGCGCGTCTGCGCCGATCCCTCGAACATGCCCTTCACCGACGAAAGCGGCGAGGGATTCGAGAACAAGCTCGCCGAATTGATCGCCGAAAAGACCGGCCGGAAATCCGTTGCCTACACTTGGTTTCCCATGGTCACCGGCTTCGTGCGCAATACGCTGAGGGCTAACCGCTGCGACGTCATCATGGGATACGCTCAGGGCGACGAGTTGGTTCAAAACACCAACGCCTACTACCGGTCGGCCTATGTGCTGGTTTTCAAGAAGGGCAGCGGCCTCGATGGCGTCGAGACCATTGAGGATCCCAAGCTCTCGGACAAGAAGATCGGCGTGGTCGGCGGAACGCCTCCCACTGCGAACATGGCGGTGACCAAGCTCATGCGCGGCGCCAAGGTTTATCCGCTGATGGTCGACACGCGAGTGATGCCGTCGATGGCCGAGGTCATGATCAAGGATCTTATGGCAGGCTCGATCGACGCCGCGATCGTGTGGGGTCCGATGGCAGGCTACTACGCCAAGAAATCCGGGGCCGATCTCGAGATCGTCCCACTGATCAAGGAAAAGACCGGGTCCCGCATGATCTACCGGATCACCATGGGCGTGCGGCCTTCGGACCAGGAATGGAAGCGGACGCTGAACCGCGTCATTAAGGACAGCCAGTCTGAGATCAACAAGATCCTGCTCGACTTCAGCGTGCCGCTGATCGACGAGCAGGACAAGCCGATCACGCAGTAGAATTAGTGAACAGGCCCGTTCGGACCGGAAGTTGCGGCGGGTGATGAAGAGAAGGAGATGAAGTCACAATCGTTGCTTTTGCTGCTCGCAGCGGGCTTTCTGGGCTTGGCCGGACCGGTTTGCGCCGGCGGCGTCGAAGAGCCCGCCGGCTACCGGATGGACGAATATCGGGCGCCGGTGCCGGATACGCTGCAAGGAGCGAAGGTGGTGACGACGAGCGAAGCCGAGGCGCTGTGGCGGGAGAAGAAGGCGGTTTTCTTCGATGTGATGCCGCAGGCTCCGAAGCCGGCCAACCTGCCGGCGGGAACGATATGGAAGGAGAAGATCAGGAAGGACATTCCAGGCAGCGTGTGGCTGGCCAATGTGGGCTACGGTGCGATTTCGGCGGAAACCGCAGAATATTTTCGCCAGGGGCTCGAGGCCAACACCGGCTCGGACAAGTCGCGCACGATCCTGTTTTACTGCATGACCGACTGCTGGATGTCCTGGAATGCCGCCAAACGGGCGCTCGAATGGGGATACGGTTCGGTGGTCTGGTACCCGCTCGGATCGGATGGCTGGGAGAGCGCCAATCTTCCTCTGGAGGACAATACGCCCTACGTGGTGAACGATTGAAGCATGACCGCATTAAACGAGACAGAGTTGCAATTTCTGCGTTGTTTTTGAATTTTCAGGACCAATCTTTTCATTAGTCCATTTTGAGACGTAATGGACGAGCCGCTGCATAACGGTGCCCTAGCAGCGGTTGGATATCGACAGGATCGGTCCATTCGGGCCGGTGGAAAAGGAGAAACGGAATGAAGAAGATCTGGACAAAGCCGACCATGTGCCAGGTTGCTGCTGGCTTTGAAATCTCGCGGTACCTGCCTGCTGAAATTACTCCCAAGAAGTAGGCCGCGTCGGTGCGCGCCGCTGGCGACAGCGGCGCGCGCTGCCGACTTTGAATTAAGCGTGACGTATCCGGCCGCGGCAGTACCATACCTGTCGTGTCAAGGAAGTATGGAGTTCGAAACCGGACTGTGGCGATGCGTCTGAAAATCGTCGGATCGGCGGCCGGCGGCGGTTTTCCCCAATGGAACTGCAATTACCGGCTGAGCCGCGCCGCCCGCGCAGGCTCTTCCGGGATACGCCAGCGCACGCAGTCGAGCCTCGCCGCCTCTGCCGATGGCGTCGGCTGGGTTCTCTTCAATGCCTCCCCCGACATCCGCCAGCAGATCGCGCAAACGCCCGAACTGCAGCCCGCGCCTGACGCGCCGTTGCGCTCGACGCCGATACGCGCCGTCGCGCTCACCAATGCCGATGTCGACCACGTCGCCGGCCTGCTCAGCCTTCGCGAGCGCCAGCCCTTCGCCATCTATGCCTCGGAACGGGTTCTCGCCGCGCTCGCGGCCAATCCCATCTTCAACGTGCTCGATCCGGCAGTTGTGCCGCGACGCACCTTGCCTGCGCTGGGTGAATTGGAACTCTGCGACGCCACCGGCCAGGGAACCGGCGTGACGATCGAAAGCTTTGCCGTGCCTGGAAAGGTCGCGCTTTATCTGGAGGATTCAGGCCGGCCGGAGGCCGATTACGGTTCCGAAGAGGGCGACACGATCGCGGTGCGCATTGCAGCCGGCAACAGCCGCTCGGCCTTCTACATTCCCGGCTGCGCCCGGATCGACGCGGCACTGCGGGAGCGGCTTGCCGGCGCGGCCTGCCTGCTGTTCGACGGCACTGTCTATACCGATGACGAAATGATCGCGGCCGGCGTCGGGCAGAAGACCGGCGCACGCATGGGTCACCTGGCGATGTCAGGGCGGGCGGGCTCCATCGCCGGCCTCGCCGACGTCAGGATCGGCCGCCGCATCTTCGTCCACATCAACAACACCAACCCCGTTCTGGACGAAAGCTCGCCTGAACACGCGGCGGTCACAGAGGCCGGCTGGGAAGTCGCCTATGACGGTATGGAGATAGAATTGTGAGCGATTTCCACGACGCCGCCAGGAACGGCCTGTCCACGGTTGAGCTTGAAGCCGTTCTGCGGCGGGTCGGCGCGGAGCGCTACCACAATCGCCATCCCCTCCATCACCGAATGACCAGCGGCGGCATGTCCAAGGGCGAGTTGCAGGCATGGGCGCTGAACCGCTACTGCTACCAGGCGGTCATCCCGCGCAAGGACGCAATTATCCTCGCCCGCGCAACCGATCCCGCCTTTCGCGCCGCCTGGCGCAAGCGCATCGAGGATCATGACGGCGAGGACGGCTGGAGCGGCGGCATCGCCCGCTGGCTGCATCTCGCCACTTCGCTCGGCCTCGATGCCGAGGCAGTGAAAAGCGAAAGGCTCGCCCTGCCCGCCACGCGCTTCGCCGTCGGCGCCTATTTCTCCTTCTGCGCCAATGCGACG is a window encoding:
- a CDS encoding pyrroloquinoline quinone precursor peptide PqqA; this translates as MKKIWTKPTMCQVAAGFEISRYLPAEITPKK
- the pqqC gene encoding pyrroloquinoline-quinone synthase PqqC; translated protein: MSDFHDAARNGLSTVELEAVLRRVGAERYHNRHPLHHRMTSGGMSKGELQAWALNRYCYQAVIPRKDAIILARATDPAFRAAWRKRIEDHDGEDGWSGGIARWLHLATSLGLDAEAVKSERLALPATRFAVGAYFSFCANATLLEAIASSLTELFSPVIIGERVPAMLAKYDYITEDTLAYFSRRPEQASRDSDFALDYVLRHADTPERQQAAIDALVLKCDILWAMLDALQHAYQAGNIPPGAFRPEQQP
- the pqqB gene encoding pyrroloquinoline quinone biosynthesis protein PqqB → MRLKIVGSAAGGGFPQWNCNYRLSRAARAGSSGIRQRTQSSLAASADGVGWVLFNASPDIRQQIAQTPELQPAPDAPLRSTPIRAVALTNADVDHVAGLLSLRERQPFAIYASERVLAALAANPIFNVLDPAVVPRRTLPALGELELCDATGQGTGVTIESFAVPGKVALYLEDSGRPEADYGSEEGDTIAVRIAAGNSRSAFYIPGCARIDAALRERLAGAACLLFDGTVYTDDEMIAAGVGQKTGARMGHLAMSGRAGSIAGLADVRIGRRIFVHINNTNPVLDESSPEHAAVTEAGWEVAYDGMEIEL
- a CDS encoding substrate-binding domain-containing protein, which codes for MSRFRHKLRLFLFAAAAAALVPGTALAQGAGLGAAGELVDPEVLRVCADPSNMPFTDESGEGFENKLAELIAEKTGRKSVAYTWFPMVTGFVRNTLRANRCDVIMGYAQGDELVQNTNAYYRSAYVLVFKKGSGLDGVETIEDPKLSDKKIGVVGGTPPTANMAVTKLMRGAKVYPLMVDTRVMPSMAEVMIKDLMAGSIDAAIVWGPMAGYYAKKSGADLEIVPLIKEKTGSRMIYRITMGVRPSDQEWKRTLNRVIKDSQSEINKILLDFSVPLIDEQDKPITQ
- a CDS encoding methanol/ethanol family PQQ-dependent dehydrogenase; its protein translation is MRVFRKAICIPFAAALLTCASAIGVSANEELMNLSADAKNWAMPTGDYANTRYSKLNQINKDNVKDLQVKWTFSTGVLRGHEGGPLVIGDVMYVHTPFPNIVYALDLKNDGKILWKYEPKQDPNVIPIMCCDTVNRGVAYGDGKIILNQADTTVVALDAKTGEVVWSVKNAETDGSKGESGTAAPMVFKDKVLIGVSGAEFGVRGWIAAYNLKDGSLAWKGYSTGPDSETLMDPEKTTHLGKPVGPDSGISTWEGEQWKTGGGTTWGWFAFDPELNLVYYGTGNPSTWNPVQRPGDNRWSMTIFARDADTGMAKWVYQMTPHDEWDYDGVNEMILVDDMDIDGQQRDVLVHFDRNGFAYTLDRANGELLVAKKYDPTVNWATEVVMDPASEQYGRPQVVAEYSTQQNGEDVNTTGICPAALGTKDQQPATYSPKTGLFYVPTNHVCMDYEPYKVSYTAGQPYVGATVAMYPTPNSHGGMGNFIAWDAAKGEIVWSKPEQFSVWSGALATEGDVIFYGTLEGYIKAVDNEGNELYKFKTPSGIIGNINAFEHEGKQYIAVLSGVGGWAGIGLAGGLLGAEGAAAWQTAVAGERAPTEEEKSISTAGLGAVGGYAALADYTTLGGQLTVFGLPD
- a CDS encoding c-type cytochrome, methanol metabolism-related, translating into MSVRKVVSVLALLLPLAGFAQAADDREKAAAVTDENGKYYDADGNPTFKIEEDGTVDWYTFSGYRRYHSDCHVCHGPDGVGSSYAPALAETMKNIDYGTFLSIVAEGRKNLGAGKESVMPAFGDNKNVYCYMDDLYVYLRARAVGAAPRGRPPKKAEKPQQAKDDEASCMGG
- a CDS encoding PQQ-dependent catabolism-associated CXXCW motif protein is translated as MKSQSLLLLLAAGFLGLAGPVCAGGVEEPAGYRMDEYRAPVPDTLQGAKVVTTSEAEALWREKKAVFFDVMPQAPKPANLPAGTIWKEKIRKDIPGSVWLANVGYGAISAETAEYFRQGLEANTGSDKSRTILFYCMTDCWMSWNAAKRALEWGYGSVVWYPLGSDGWESANLPLEDNTPYVVND